A window of the Desulfovibrio sp. genome harbors these coding sequences:
- a CDS encoding sulfite exporter TauE/SafE family protein, with protein MDYLLVCLIALAASALTLFSGFGLGTILFPAFALFFPVDVAIAQTALVHLANNLFKLSLFWRNADRGTIIRFGVPAIFASMAGAKLLTYLADVPAVFTYVLLGTVHAISVVKIALAGLMAFFAWAELKGSIKKQPAKGGLVLGGLLSGFFGGLSGNQGAFRSAYLLKAGLSKEGFIATGVVLACAVDTTRLSVYAGHLLRPDVTDEMGLVVSAALAAFVGAFFGKRLVSKVTIETVRRVVAWMMIAIAAGLATGLV; from the coding sequence ATGGACTACCTCCTCGTCTGTCTCATCGCCCTGGCCGCATCTGCCCTCACCCTGTTTTCCGGCTTCGGCCTGGGAACCATCCTTTTTCCCGCCTTCGCCTTGTTCTTTCCCGTGGATGTAGCCATCGCCCAAACCGCGCTGGTGCATCTGGCCAACAACCTTTTCAAGCTGTCCCTCTTCTGGCGAAATGCTGATCGTGGGACCATTATCCGCTTCGGCGTTCCAGCCATCTTCGCCTCCATGGCTGGCGCAAAACTGCTCACGTATTTGGCGGACGTGCCAGCTGTGTTCACGTATGTGCTCCTTGGCACTGTCCATGCGATTTCCGTGGTGAAGATCGCCCTGGCAGGCCTTATGGCCTTTTTCGCTTGGGCGGAATTGAAAGGCTCGATCAAGAAGCAGCCCGCTAAAGGCGGACTCGTGCTTGGAGGTCTCTTGAGCGGCTTTTTTGGGGGACTTTCCGGAAACCAGGGTGCCTTCCGCAGCGCCTACCTGCTCAAGGCCGGCCTTTCAAAGGAGGGATTTATAGCAACCGGGGTCGTGCTGGCGTGCGCAGTGGATACCACCCGCCTGTCTGTCTATGCCGGACACCTGCTCCGGCCGGATGTTACAGACGAGATGGGACTCGTGGTCAGCGCAGCTCTCGCCGCTTTCGTAGGGGCTTTTTTCGGCAAGAGACTGGTCAGCAAGGTGACCATCGAGACCGTGCGCCGGGTTGTCGCCTGGATGATGATCGCCATTGCGGCAGGCTTGGCCACGGGGTTGGTGTGA
- a CDS encoding ABC transporter ATP-binding protein — translation MLELLDVTLAYGPVVAVRNATVRVGKGEIVTLIGANGAGKTTILRAISRLVPLRSGSIRFEGRDLAGLSPDKVVRLGVAHCPEGRQVLARQSVQDNLELGAYIRSDTSVIKKDMDRIFERFPRLKERAGQLAGTLSGGEQQMLAIARALMCRPKLLLLDEPSLGLAPIIVHEIFDIIADLNASGVTILLVEQNANMAMRTAHRAYVLEAGAIVAEGDAKKLAGDERVKKAYLG, via the coding sequence GTGCTTGAGCTCTTGGACGTCACCCTGGCCTATGGCCCTGTGGTGGCTGTTCGCAATGCCACTGTCCGGGTGGGTAAAGGCGAGATAGTCACCCTGATTGGCGCCAACGGGGCGGGCAAGACCACCATTTTGCGTGCCATATCGCGCCTGGTCCCGCTAAGGTCAGGGAGTATACGCTTCGAAGGACGCGACTTGGCGGGGCTCAGTCCGGACAAGGTCGTGCGCCTTGGAGTGGCTCACTGCCCGGAAGGCCGCCAAGTGCTGGCCAGGCAATCGGTGCAGGACAACCTGGAGCTGGGGGCATACATCCGCTCGGACACGTCTGTGATCAAAAAGGATATGGACAGGATTTTCGAGCGGTTTCCCAGGCTGAAGGAGCGGGCAGGCCAGCTGGCGGGGACGCTTTCGGGGGGGGAGCAGCAGATGCTTGCCATCGCCAGGGCCCTTATGTGCCGCCCGAAACTCTTGCTCCTGGATGAGCCGAGCCTGGGGCTAGCACCCATCATCGTCCACGAGATCTTCGACATCATTGCTGACCTTAACGCCAGCGGCGTCACGATCCTCCTCGTGGAGCAGAACGCCAATATGGCCATGAGAACCGCCCACCGCGCCTATGTGCTGGAAGCCGGGGCAATCGTGGCCGAAGGCGACGCCAAGAAGCTCGCAGGGGACGAGCGGGTGAAGAAGGCGTATCTGGGATAG
- a CDS encoding ABC transporter ATP-binding protein — MAVAGVSFVVEEGEIFGLIGPNGAGKTTLFNMLTGLTKPSAGTVRFLGEDITGKDPATIARAGLARTFQNIRLFGGMSVLDNVRVPLHAKAHTGLWGGVFGSRASKEHERETLEQAARLVKLVGLADHMGEQAASLPYGARRRLEIARALALSPKIVLLDEPAAGMNPVEKQELSRSILEIRDLFGHTVLLIEHNVPMVMGLCRSVAVLNFGELIAKGKPEEVQADPVVIEAYLGEGEKEGVTAGA; from the coding sequence ATGGCCGTGGCTGGCGTGAGCTTTGTAGTGGAGGAAGGTGAAATCTTCGGGCTCATCGGTCCCAATGGCGCGGGAAAAACCACCCTTTTCAACATGCTCACAGGGCTGACCAAGCCTAGCGCTGGAACGGTTCGCTTTCTGGGCGAAGACATTACCGGGAAAGATCCGGCCACAATCGCCCGGGCCGGCCTGGCCCGAACCTTTCAGAACATCCGCCTCTTCGGAGGCATGAGCGTCCTGGACAACGTTCGCGTGCCCCTGCACGCCAAAGCGCATACAGGTTTATGGGGAGGAGTTTTCGGTTCTAGGGCGTCGAAGGAACATGAACGCGAAACCCTGGAGCAAGCGGCACGTCTCGTTAAACTGGTGGGACTTGCCGACCATATGGGTGAACAGGCCGCGAGCCTGCCCTATGGAGCGAGGCGCCGCCTGGAAATCGCCCGGGCCTTGGCGTTGTCGCCCAAGATAGTACTCCTGGATGAACCAGCTGCGGGAATGAATCCTGTGGAAAAGCAGGAACTTTCGCGCTCTATTCTGGAGATACGCGATCTCTTCGGCCATACAGTGCTCCTTATCGAGCACAACGTGCCCATGGTCATGGGATTGTGCAGGTCCGTGGCCGTGCTCAACTTTGGGGAACTCATCGCCAAGGGGAAGCCGGAAGAGGTACAGGCTGATCCTGTCGTGATCGAGGCCTATCTTGGGGAAGGTGAAAAGGAAGGAGTGACGGCCGGTGCTTGA
- a CDS encoding branched-chain amino acid ABC transporter permease, which produces MDDFIARYGFLFVTIIQQALLGLSLYFPLMAGQLSLASIGFYALGGYVAAIMGTHPELAAFRAFAGGFLYPLEWMVALALSFVLALVLGFPALRLRGIYLALATIAFVQVLGVVVLNMPIAGGAVGIFGIPQPFESRLAYVWFFGPLLALTLFFIWKLERSGTGRMFFSIREDELAARSMGVNVTWRKVQAFVIGCCLAGVTGAMSAPFLNTWNARQGTFDAAVACLAYVLIGGARSKWGALLGAALLVSLPELLRPLKDSRMILNGLMLVVACVYMPRGIAGLLARSGK; this is translated from the coding sequence ATGGATGATTTCATAGCCCGCTACGGCTTCCTTTTTGTGACAATTATCCAGCAAGCCTTGCTTGGGCTCAGCTTGTATTTTCCTCTCATGGCTGGGCAACTGTCCCTGGCCAGCATCGGGTTTTACGCTTTAGGCGGCTACGTGGCGGCCATAATGGGAACGCACCCGGAGCTCGCGGCGTTTCGCGCTTTTGCAGGGGGCTTTCTCTATCCTTTAGAGTGGATGGTTGCCTTGGCACTCTCTTTCGTTTTGGCGTTGGTGTTGGGGTTCCCGGCGCTCAGGCTGCGGGGAATTTACCTGGCCCTGGCAACCATCGCCTTCGTTCAGGTGCTTGGGGTGGTTGTCTTGAATATGCCCATCGCGGGAGGTGCGGTGGGCATTTTCGGCATCCCGCAGCCATTTGAGAGTAGACTTGCCTATGTCTGGTTCTTTGGGCCGCTCTTGGCCTTGACACTTTTCTTCATATGGAAGCTTGAGCGCTCGGGAACGGGGCGCATGTTCTTCTCCATCCGCGAGGACGAATTGGCAGCACGGTCCATGGGGGTCAACGTCACATGGCGCAAGGTGCAGGCATTCGTCATCGGGTGCTGCCTGGCGGGCGTCACGGGCGCCATGAGCGCCCCCTTCCTGAACACCTGGAACGCCAGGCAAGGAACCTTCGACGCGGCTGTGGCCTGTTTGGCGTATGTGCTCATAGGAGGGGCGCGTTCCAAGTGGGGAGCGCTTTTGGGTGCCGCCCTGCTGGTGAGCCTGCCGGAGCTGTTGCGGCCCCTGAAGGACTCCCGCATGATCCTTAACGGACTCATGCTGGTGGTGGCCTGTGTGTATATGCCCAGGGGTATCGCTGGCCTTTTGGCCCGGAGCGGAAAGTGA
- a CDS encoding branched-chain amino acid ABC transporter permease: MSSAWFLQNLLNGLSIGSVYAVFALGYTLVFSILGIINFAHGAVFTLGAYLTYSLAVGQFGLNGLLAGVSLPFKLPFVLALVVGGALSGLAGMAVERLAFRPLRKRGADALLALVSSLGVALILVNLIQYLFGAEIYSFPADVFGSLPPAIIFTVSGKLVAVRSVQVILFGVSMSMLALLVWFIHFTKQGKALRATAENTDTASLLGISVDSFILGTFFISGILGGLSGTLIGVSFGLAGPYFGVAYGLKALAVIVLGGLGSIPGAVVGGLVIGLAEAFLPPEMSSYKEAVAYVLLFVVLLVRPQGLLGNDAEQKV, from the coding sequence ATGTCTTCAGCCTGGTTTCTGCAAAATCTTCTCAATGGCCTCTCCATCGGCAGTGTCTATGCCGTGTTCGCCCTGGGCTACACACTGGTGTTTTCCATCTTGGGAATCATAAACTTTGCCCATGGGGCTGTGTTCACCCTGGGAGCCTATCTCACCTATTCTTTGGCTGTTGGACAGTTCGGTTTGAACGGATTGCTGGCCGGTGTAAGTCTTCCCTTTAAATTGCCCTTCGTCCTGGCGCTTGTCGTGGGCGGGGCGCTTTCCGGTCTTGCCGGCATGGCGGTGGAAAGGCTGGCCTTCAGGCCATTGCGCAAGCGGGGCGCGGACGCCCTGCTTGCTCTCGTGTCCAGCCTTGGAGTGGCGCTTATACTGGTCAACCTCATCCAGTATCTATTTGGCGCGGAGATTTATTCTTTTCCGGCCGACGTGTTCGGCTCGCTGCCCCCGGCCATCATCTTCACGGTAAGTGGCAAGCTTGTGGCTGTTAGGAGCGTGCAGGTCATACTTTTCGGGGTAAGCATGAGCATGCTGGCGCTCTTGGTCTGGTTCATCCACTTCACCAAGCAGGGCAAAGCCCTTCGCGCTACGGCCGAAAACACTGACACGGCCAGCCTGCTGGGAATCAGCGTGGACTCCTTTATTCTGGGGACGTTCTTTATTTCGGGAATATTGGGAGGACTCTCTGGGACTCTTATAGGCGTGAGTTTCGGCCTTGCCGGCCCTTATTTCGGAGTGGCCTACGGGTTGAAGGCCCTGGCTGTGATTGTGCTGGGCGGGTTGGGGTCCATTCCGGGAGCGGTGGTCGGGGGGCTGGTCATCGGCTTGGCTGAAGCATTTCTGCCTCCGGAGATGTCCTCATACAAGGAGGCGGTGGCGTACGTATTGTTGTTCGTGGTCCTTCTGGTGCGGCCACAGGGGCTCTTGGGCAACGATGCCGAACAGAAGGTGTAA
- a CDS encoding ABC transporter substrate-binding protein, producing MGRALLFVILVAFVSPAMAEPVGAPIPLGIAVATTSNVALFGEEQVNGAKIAEAYLNARGGVNGTPVKLVFQDTGGDEAGAINAFQTLITAKVTAIIGPTLSQQAFAADPLADRAKVPVIGPSNTAKGIPQIGEYIGRISAPMTVVAPNSLKKALALNPQIKKTAVLFAQNDAFSTSETGVFQEAIKALNLEIVTLQKFQTTDTDFTTHVTAVLGSNADLVVISGLAADSGNLVKQLRQLGYKGLIVGGNGLNSSNMFPVCGSLCEGILVAQAYSPQADIPVNKEFVAKFTEAYKKGPAQFSAQAFAGVQILVEALAKVEKESGKKITEMELADVRTALNKALRTGSYMTPLGEVSLDAEGEVHQKQFYVSVIKMSPDGKAGAFELSK from the coding sequence ATGGGCAGGGCCTTGCTGTTCGTGATTCTTGTTGCGTTCGTTTCGCCAGCCATGGCGGAACCGGTGGGAGCACCCATTCCGCTTGGCATTGCGGTGGCCACAACCAGCAACGTTGCTCTCTTTGGCGAGGAACAGGTCAACGGCGCCAAGATCGCCGAGGCCTATTTGAACGCCAGGGGAGGGGTGAACGGCACTCCGGTGAAACTCGTGTTCCAGGATACCGGTGGTGACGAGGCAGGCGCGATAAATGCCTTTCAAACCCTGATTACCGCCAAGGTGACGGCGATTATAGGCCCTACCTTGTCCCAGCAGGCTTTCGCGGCCGATCCACTGGCCGACCGGGCCAAGGTACCCGTGATAGGCCCTTCCAACACCGCCAAGGGAATCCCACAGATCGGCGAATATATTGGCCGCATCTCAGCTCCCATGACCGTGGTCGCGCCGAATTCCCTGAAAAAAGCTCTGGCCCTCAACCCGCAGATCAAGAAAACAGCCGTGCTGTTCGCCCAGAACGACGCCTTTTCCACGTCCGAGACCGGCGTATTTCAGGAAGCCATCAAGGCCTTGAACCTGGAGATCGTCACCCTGCAGAAGTTCCAGACCACGGACACCGACTTCACCACCCATGTTACGGCCGTACTCGGATCGAACGCCGACCTGGTGGTGATATCGGGACTGGCAGCCGATTCCGGCAACCTGGTAAAGCAGCTGAGGCAGCTGGGATACAAGGGATTGATCGTAGGCGGCAACGGGCTCAATTCCTCGAATATGTTCCCTGTCTGCGGTTCTTTGTGTGAAGGCATTCTCGTGGCTCAGGCTTACAGCCCTCAGGCGGACATTCCTGTAAACAAGGAGTTCGTGGCAAAGTTTACCGAGGCCTATAAAAAGGGCCCGGCGCAGTTTTCAGCCCAGGCTTTTGCAGGGGTGCAGATACTGGTGGAAGCCCTGGCCAAGGTGGAGAAGGAGTCGGGTAAAAAAATCACTGAGATGGAACTGGCAGACGTTCGGACCGCGCTCAACAAGGCTCTGCGGACGGGTTCCTACATGACTCCTCTTGGTGAGGTCAGCCTCGACGCCGAGGGAGAGGTGCATCAGAAACAGTTCTACGTCTCGGTCATTAAAATGAGCCCTGACGGTAAGGCCGGGGCTTTCGAACTGTCGAAATAA